A region of the Prosthecobacter dejongeii genome:
GCTGAATTGCGTGAAAAGGTGGATCAAAAGTTCCGCCCTCAACGTCAAGCTCTCCAGACTAAGCTGGATGAAACCGCTCAGAAAATGGGTCCTCTGCGCGTGAAAGACGGTCAGTTGGCTGATCCTAGTCAGATCAAAGAGCTCAATGAGTTGATGAAGACGCAATCGGATATCAACCGCAAGATTCGTGAAGTGAAACGTGAACAGAATAAGGAAATCGAGTTCACCAAATCCATGATCGTGCTGCTGAACTTCCTGGTTGTGCCTTTGCTGGTGGTCTCCCTGGGGATTCTGTTGGCCATTCGTCGGCGTGTGATCACCGCTGCAGTTTGATTTCTATTTTTTACACTCTTCAATTTGAATTGATCCATGAAGAAAATTCTCACACTTCTTATCATCCTTGTTGGGCTGGTCGGAGCCGGGCTTGTTTATCAAAAACAGCAGAATGAGGGGCTGAATACGGCCGCGAATCGGGGCGTAAAAACGCGCGAAATGTTGCTGCCAGATCTAGACATCCAAGGAATCAAAAAAATCCGACTGAAGGATGCGACTTCGGAAACCACTGTGAAAATCAGTGAAGATGGCAAATCGGCTACGGTGCTAGAACGTGGTGGGTATCCAGCCAGCATGGACCGAATCAGCTCCGTGCGTAGCGAACTCTACCAGCAGCGGATTGCCAACAAACAAGAAGTCCGCAAAGGTGCCTGGGCCGAAATCAAGGTGCAACCACCTGGGGAAGCTCCTGAGGGCGTAGGCACTCAAGTGGAACTGTCAGATGCCGGTGGTAAGGTCATCAAATCGTTCGTCTTGGGTAAAACCATTGACACCGCAGGTGGACGCACGAGCAACCAGTTCGGTGGCGGCAGCCAGCGTTTCGTTCGCATTCCGGAAGATGGTGATACCATCTGGGTGGTCAGCAATCCATTCACGGATTTGGAAGCCAAGCCTGATTCCTGGTTGGACAAGGCCTTCATTGATATCCAGAAAATCAAAGAGATCACCGTTGTTCCTCCTCAAGCTGAAGAAGGCTGGAAAGTCGGCCGTAAAACGGATGCTGAGTTGGAGTTTGCTCTTTTGGATGCTAAAGTGGGTGAGGCTCTGGATGGAACCAAGCTGGCTGTGAGCAATCTGCTTTCGACTCCGGTCTTCAACGATGTGGTGACGAAGGACAAAACGGCTGAAGCACTCAAAGGCGCGATCAAGGTTAACATCGTGACCTTCGAAGGTTTTGTCTATGATTTGCTGGTGGCTAAACAGCCTTCTGAAGATGGAGTTGGTCGCTTTTATCTGAGCGTGAAAGTAACGGGGAACTTCCCAAAATCACGTCCGCCAGTGAAAGACGAGAAGGAAGAAGAAAAGAAAAAAGCGGATGAAGCTTTCGCGACTCAGATCAAAGGCCTCGAAAGCAAGTTGGCCAAAGAGCAGAAGTTTGCAGACTGGGTGTTTGAAGTGTCTGAATACACCGTCAACAATATCTTCAAAAAGCGCAGTGAGATCGTGAAAGTCGATGCGAAAGCAACCCCTGCTCCGGCAGTGGCCAATCCACCTGTTTTCCCAACTCCTACTGCTGCGCCCTCGGCAGTAGCTACGCCACCGATTCAAGTGCCTGTAGCACCCACACCTCCAGCACCGGCTGCGCCTGCGACCGAAGAAAAGAAATAGAGCTTTTTCACAAAGCGAAGTGCTTCAACGGCAACCCGCGCAACACGGGTTGCCGTTTTTACTGCGAATGAACGACAGGGACAGTTATCAAGGTGCGTATCCCTTTTCTCCTCCTGATTATGTCCTCACGTCGCACTTTTTTCCGTCAGACTCTGGGCGTTGCTGCGCTCAGCCTCGCCCCGCATGTTTCATCGGCAGCCGTTGCACCTCGTAAGCTACGCAAAGCCATCATGGGCGGAACATTGGGAATCAAAGGAACTTTGATCGAAAAATACACCGCCGCTAAAGCTGCGGGTTACGAGGGAGTCGAGCCTGCTGGTGGTATGAATCAACAGGAGGTATTGGATGCTTTAGGTGTGACGGGTCTGGAGGCTGCTAGCGTGTGCTGTCACACGCATTGGAAGCAGACTCTGACGCACAATGATGAGTCTTTAAGAGAAGAGGGCCTGCAGGGCGTTCTCACGACATTGCGAGATGCGAAAGCTTATGGCGCGGGATCTATTTTGGTGGTCCCTGGGGTGTGCAATGAAGAGGTTCCGTATGATGTGGCTTGGGAAAGGTCCATCACTCAGCTCAAAAAAGCCGTGCCTTTGGCGAAGGAATTGGGGGTGAAGATCTCCATCGAGAACGTGTGGAATAATTTTATTCTGAGCCCCCTGGAGGCAGTGCGTTTTCTAGATGAAGTCGGTGACCCGATTGTTGGCTGGCATTTCGATATTGGCAATGTGCTGCGTTACGGATGGCCCGAACAATGGATCAAGGTACTCGGGCCACGGATCAATCGAATCCATGTCAAAGAATACAGCACCAAAAAGATGAAGGACGAAGGCGTGTGGAAAGGCTTTGATTGCGATCTCACAGAAGGAGACAACAACTGGCCTGCCATCATGAAGGCGCTTGATGATATCGGTTACACGGGCTGGGCGATTAGCGAGCAGCGAGGCGGGCTGAACCCAAACGGGCTCAAAATGCTGACGGAGCGAATGGACCGTATCTTTGCCATGTAAGATAGGCGTTGGAAAGATTCAGCAGCCTATCATCAGGGGGGCTTGGTGAATGGATAAGGTGGATAAACTGTCACCATCTTTTTTTTGGTTCAGGCTGGGGGAGCTGTTACGAAGCTCTCCCCCCCATGAAAACCAAGTTCAATCACTCTCCCCTGATCCATCTTTTAGCTTTGGGTCTCGTCGCCTTTTTTAGCTGGATGGCTTATCGTTCATCAGTAGATCACTTCGTTCGTGGCGGCCTGTTTCTGCGTGGGATCATGGTCGGAGGATGTGGACTGTTTGCATTGCTGACACTGGCGCTTTACTTGCGCAGCGGGGTCAATCGTTATCTCGTTGAAGAAGGAGGGTTGCGTATTCAGCGTCTTGGACAAAATACCTTTCATGCCTGGTCGGAAATCAGCCGAATAGATCACAACCAGCCGCTTCATTATCTCGTCATTCAAGGTCGTGATGGTGCTTTGGCTTTGACCTCTACAGATTACTTTCCTCGTCTTATGGATTTCGTTCGGGCTATTTATTTGCGTAGTCGCTGTGAACTCTCTCCATCACTGGCGGAAATGCTCGCCAGTGAATCAAATGAAACTGAAACTCCCACGGTCGCTTTAAGCATGGGGCTCTGATGAGTGTTCGCGGAAAACTCGAAAACCTTATTTAAGGGCTGAGCCGTTCCATCTTCCAGCCTCCCTCATGGCGGGTGTAGCGCAGGCGGTCATGCAGGCGACTTACGCGGCCCTGCCAAAATTCGATCTCAGAGGCCAGTAGGGTGTAGCCTCCCCAGTTGGGGGGGCAGGGGATGGGGCCAGTGCCGAAACGAGCTGCCATTTCGGTTTCACGCTGGTGCAGCCATTCACGTCCTGGGATAACCGCGCTCTGGTCCGAAACCCAAGCCCCTATCTGGTGACCGATAGGGCGGCTGTTGAAGTAGCTCTCCGCATCTTCACGGGGGAGTTTGGAAATCGTCCCTCGCACGCACACTTGATGATGGCGCTGCGTCCACAGGAAGGTAAGCGCTGCGCGTGGATTTGCAGCGATGTCCCGCCCTTTGCGGCTGTCGTAGTTGGTGAAAAAATGAAAGCCACGCTCATCCAGTCCCTTTAAAAGGACGGTGCGGCTGTTGGGCCCGCCATCACTGCCAATGGTGGAAAGAGTCATGGCGTTCGGTTCAGGCAGAGCATGAGCCAAGGCATCTTGGAGCCAAAGATTGAAGAGGATATGCGGATCGCTTGGGGCAGTCTCCTCGGTTAGGCTATCCAGATCGTAGCTCACGCGGAGGTCGCGTAGGTTGGTGGGTGGGAAGTCTAGCATGGGCTCAGCGAAAGAAACGTGCGTCAGGCCGTTGCGGCAATCCCATGTTTGCGCCTTTATCCAATATTCTTGCTATGCCTGTCCTTTCTGGAGTCTTGAGCGATCTACACCGTGTGCTGCTCAGCGCGGAATCCATTCGCAGTCGTGTCACTGAAATGGCCCGGACGATTGAGCGCGATTATGCAGGAAAAGAGATCACCGTGGTGGTGCTCATGGACGGTGCCTTGTTTTTTGTGGCAGACCTTCTTCGGCAGATTGACCTGCCGATGCGCATTGTCACGCTAGGGGCCAGCAGTTACCACGGAGGCACAGAATCTACGGGTCAGGTGAAGATTAACTGGCCGGCTGGGGTGGAGTTCTGTGGTCAGGATATTTTACTCTTGGATGATATTTTAGACACAGGACTGACTCTCAAAGCCCTGCGTGACCGATTGCAGGGAGAGTCCCCAGCCACACTGAAAACGGCCGTCTTGCTCGATAAAAAGCGGCCTCGGCAACATGTTGTCCCGCTGAATTACTGCGGGTTTGAAATCGAAGACGAATTTGTCGTGGGCTATGGCATGGATTATCAGGGACGATTCCGTAACCTACCGTGCATTGGTATTTTGAAGCCATGATCACACGTGTACTTTTTTTCTCAGTGTTACGCGACATCACGGGTCACGAAGAAATCACCTGGCAGATGCCAGAGGGTGCAAGTGTCGCAGATTTGCTGGACAGTCTTTACCGCCGATGGCCCAAGCTGGAGGATTGGGACTCTAGCCTACTGGTGGCGGTGGATCTAACCTATGTGAAGAAAACGGAACTTTTACATCCTCAATGCGAGGTCGCACTGATGCCTCCTGTGCAAGGAGGATGATCCTGCATTGACCACAGCCTAGAACCGTGCGAAACACCGCGCACTCTGCAATGAAGGACATCGTCGATAACCGCCGCCACATCTCGTTAGGTAAAAAACTGAGCCTTGCTTGGCTCATTGTGAAGGAGAACGGCATCATCTGGTGTGCCGCCTTTGCGACCTATTATCTCGCCAGTGCTGTGGGAGCCCGCGCCTTCAAGTTAATGGATCACATCCGCCGTCGTGATGGCGTGCCTGGGATGAATAGTCGCGCATTGAATAAAGCCATCTGGGAGGCCTGGGACTGGCAGGCTGGTGGTGAGGAATGGACGCCAAATGAAGCCTGGAAGACAGGAATCATTGAGCATGTCCTGCGTGGTTACATGCCGCAGGGTGGGCAGGTTTTAGAAATTGGCCCTGGTGGGGGGCGCTGGACGGGCGAACTCATCCAGCGTGCGGATGGACTGCTCGGTGTGGATATTTCAGCTTCCTGTGTGGAGGTGTGTGCAGAAAAATTTGGCAGCACGGGCAAAGCTAAATTTGTGGTCGGCTCAGGCAATGACCTTTCCGGCGTGCCAGATCGCAGCATGGATGCCCTATGGAGTTTTGATGTCTTCGTTCATATCAATCAGGCTGAGGTTGAGCGTTATGCAGATGAGTTTCGCCGAGTCTTCAAACCCGGTGCTGTGGGTATCATTCACCACGGCAGCGTGGGTGGTGGTCTCGGCGGCTGGCGCAGTAATCTGACCCATGAGGCTATGCTGGACCTCCTCAAAAAGCGTGGCTTTGAGATTGTGGCTTCCTTCAAGGAATTCACTCATGCGGGAGTGACGCATCAGACTGGCCTGTATGAAGATGTGGTGACGGTCTTTCGCCAACCAGCCTGATCGAGTGACGGACGAAGTTCTCGCTTAAACGGCAGGAGTTGCAAACTTTAGCCAGGCTTTCCAGCATGTGACAAAGCCTTTGGCA
Encoded here:
- a CDS encoding DUF4340 domain-containing protein; translated protein: MKKILTLLIILVGLVGAGLVYQKQQNEGLNTAANRGVKTREMLLPDLDIQGIKKIRLKDATSETTVKISEDGKSATVLERGGYPASMDRISSVRSELYQQRIANKQEVRKGAWAEIKVQPPGEAPEGVGTQVELSDAGGKVIKSFVLGKTIDTAGGRTSNQFGGGSQRFVRIPEDGDTIWVVSNPFTDLEAKPDSWLDKAFIDIQKIKEITVVPPQAEEGWKVGRKTDAELEFALLDAKVGEALDGTKLAVSNLLSTPVFNDVVTKDKTAEALKGAIKVNIVTFEGFVYDLLVAKQPSEDGVGRFYLSVKVTGNFPKSRPPVKDEKEEEKKKADEAFATQIKGLESKLAKEQKFADWVFEVSEYTVNNIFKKRSEIVKVDAKATPAPAVANPPVFPTPTAAPSAVATPPIQVPVAPTPPAPAAPATEEKK
- a CDS encoding MoaD/ThiS family protein, with translation MITRVLFFSVLRDITGHEEITWQMPEGASVADLLDSLYRRWPKLEDWDSSLLVAVDLTYVKKTELLHPQCEVALMPPVQGG
- a CDS encoding sugar phosphate isomerase/epimerase family protein yields the protein MSSRRTFFRQTLGVAALSLAPHVSSAAVAPRKLRKAIMGGTLGIKGTLIEKYTAAKAAGYEGVEPAGGMNQQEVLDALGVTGLEAASVCCHTHWKQTLTHNDESLREEGLQGVLTTLRDAKAYGAGSILVVPGVCNEEVPYDVAWERSITQLKKAVPLAKELGVKISIENVWNNFILSPLEAVRFLDEVGDPIVGWHFDIGNVLRYGWPEQWIKVLGPRINRIHVKEYSTKKMKDEGVWKGFDCDLTEGDNNWPAIMKALDDIGYTGWAISEQRGGLNPNGLKMLTERMDRIFAM
- a CDS encoding class I SAM-dependent methyltransferase, translating into MKDIVDNRRHISLGKKLSLAWLIVKENGIIWCAAFATYYLASAVGARAFKLMDHIRRRDGVPGMNSRALNKAIWEAWDWQAGGEEWTPNEAWKTGIIEHVLRGYMPQGGQVLEIGPGGGRWTGELIQRADGLLGVDISASCVEVCAEKFGSTGKAKFVVGSGNDLSGVPDRSMDALWSFDVFVHINQAEVERYADEFRRVFKPGAVGIIHHGSVGGGLGGWRSNLTHEAMLDLLKKRGFEIVASFKEFTHAGVTHQTGLYEDVVTVFRQPA
- the hpt gene encoding hypoxanthine phosphoribosyltransferase — encoded protein: MPVLSGVLSDLHRVLLSAESIRSRVTEMARTIERDYAGKEITVVVLMDGALFFVADLLRQIDLPMRIVTLGASSYHGGTESTGQVKINWPAGVEFCGQDILLLDDILDTGLTLKALRDRLQGESPATLKTAVLLDKKRPRQHVVPLNYCGFEIEDEFVVGYGMDYQGRFRNLPCIGILKP
- the pdxH gene encoding pyridoxamine 5'-phosphate oxidase — translated: MLDFPPTNLRDLRVSYDLDSLTEETAPSDPHILFNLWLQDALAHALPEPNAMTLSTIGSDGGPNSRTVLLKGLDERGFHFFTNYDSRKGRDIAANPRAALTFLWTQRHHQVCVRGTISKLPREDAESYFNSRPIGHQIGAWVSDQSAVIPGREWLHQRETEMAARFGTGPIPCPPNWGGYTLLASEIEFWQGRVSRLHDRLRYTRHEGGWKMERLSP